A stretch of the Medicago truncatula cultivar Jemalong A17 chromosome 5, MtrunA17r5.0-ANR, whole genome shotgun sequence genome encodes the following:
- the LOC11424815 gene encoding GDP-mannose 4,6 dehydratase 1 — MADSSPKTPTPSTTNGDTTPPPRKVALITGITGQDGSYLTEFLLNKGYSVHGLIRRSSNFNTQRIDHIYVDPHDAHKAHMKLHYADLSDASALRRWLDTILPDEVYNLAAQSHVAVSFEIPDYTADVVATGALRLLEAVRSHIDATGRSHIRYYQAGSSEMFGSTPPPQSETTPFHPRSPYAASKVAAHWYTVNYREAYGIFACNGILFNHESPRRGENFVTRKITRVVGRIKIGLQSKLFLGNLSASRDWGFAGDYVEAMWLMLQQEKADDYVVATEDSHTVEEFLEVAFGYVGLNWKDHVVIDKRYFRPTEVDNLKGDASKAKKVLGWKPKVSFEELVRMMVDNDVEMAKKEKVLVDAGYIDAQQQP; from the exons ATGGCAGATTCATCACCCAAAACCCcaacaccatcaacaacaaacGGCGACACCACTCCACCACCGCGGAAAGTCGCATTAATCACCGGAATCACAGGCCAAGACGGATCATACCTAACAGAATTCCTCCTCAACAAAGGCTACTCCGTCCACGGCCTAATTCGTCGTTCGTCAAACTTCAACACACAACGAATTGATCACATCTATGTCGATCCACACGACGCTCACAAAGCTCATATGAAGCTTCACTATGCCGATCTCTCCGACGCTTCCGCTCTCCGTCGCTGGCTCGACACTATCCTCCCTGACGAAGTTTACAACCTCGCCGCACAGTCTCATGTCGCGGTTTCGTTTGAGATTCCTGATTACACTGCAGATGTTGTTGCTACTGGTGCTCTCCGTCTTCTTGAAGCCGTCCGATCTCATATCGATGCAACAGGAAGATCTCACATTCGGTACTATCAAGCTGGATCTTCCGAAATGTTTGGATCAACTCCGCCGCCGCAGTCTGAAACGACTCCGTTTCATCCTCGATCTCCTTACGCCGCCTCCAAAGTCGCTGCGCATTG GTACACTGTGAATTACCGTGAAGCATATGGAATTTTTGCTTGTAACGGAATTCTCTTCAATCATGAATCACCACGTAGAGGAGAGAATTTTGTTACAAGGAAGATTACTAGAGTTGTTGGAAGAATCAAGATCGGGCTTCAGAGTAAGTTGTTTCTTGGAAACCTAAGTGCGTCGAGGGATTGGGGATTTGCCGGTGATTATGTTGAAGCTATGTGGTTGATGCTACAACAGGAAAAGgctgatgattatgttgtggcGACGGAGGATTCACATACGGTGGAAGAGTTTTTGGAAGTTGCTTTTGGTTATGTTGGATTGAATTGGAAGGATCATGTTGTGATTGATAAGAGATACTTTCGTCCTACTGAAGTTGATAATCTTAAAGGTGATGCTAGTAAAGCTAAGAAAGTTCTTGGTTGGAAACCTAAGGTTAGTTTTGAAGAGCTTGTTAGAATGATGGTTGATAATGATGTTGAGATGGCTAAGAAGGAGAAAGTGCTTGTTGATGCTGGGTACATTGATGCTCAACAACAACCTTGA